The following are encoded in a window of Apis mellifera strain DH4 linkage group LG10, Amel_HAv3.1, whole genome shotgun sequence genomic DNA:
- the Cry2 gene encoding cryptochrome 2 isoform X1 has product MTGSRSSEINPKEGLYDEGGKHTVHWFRKGLRLHDNPSLREGLAGASTFRCVFVLDPWFAGSTNIGINKWRFLLQCLEDLDCSLRKLNSRLFVIRGQPADALPKLFKEWGTTNLTFEEDPEPFGRVRDHNISALCKELGISVVQKVSHTLYKLDEIIERNGDKPPLTYHQFQTVVASMDPPEPPVPTVTSACVGSAYTPLKEDHDDHYGVPTLEELGFDTEGLLPPVWVGGESEALARLERHLERKAWVASFGRPKMTPQSLLPSQTGLSPYLRFGCLSTRLFYYQLTDLYKKIKKAVPPLSLHGQLLWREFFYCAATKNPNFDRMQGNPICVQIPWDKNVEALAKWANGQTGFPWIDAIMTQLREEGWIHHLARHAVACFLTRGDLWISWEEGMKVFDELLLDADWSVNAGMWMWLSCSSFFQQFFHCYCPVRFGRKADPNGDYIRRYLPVLKNFPTRYIHEPWNAPLNVQRAAKCIIGKDYSLPMVNHSKSSRINIERMKQVYQQLNKYRGNGVSLKGETVAFRQGLLNALPPSSMKETEEEKKKTKQSLSPSENQSKMEILPKTTQRQHHH; this is encoded by the exons ATGACGGGTAGTCGTAGTAGCGAAATAAATCCGAAAGAGGGACTGTATGATGAAGGTGGAAAACACACGGTCCATTGGTTTCGCAAAGGTCTCAGACTTCACGATAATCCTTCGTTGAGGGAAGGTCTCGCTGGAGCTTCCACCTTCCGTTGCGTATTTGTTTTGGATCCATGGTTCGCTGGAAGTACTAATATTGGTATCAATAAATGGAG ATTTTTGCTACAATGCTTGGAAGATCTTGATTGTTCATTGAGAAAACTAAACTCTAGACTATTCGTGATACGAGGACAACCTGCAGACGCTCTCCCGAAATTGTTTAAAGAATGGGGTACTACAAATCTGACTTTTGAAGAGGATCCAGAGCCATTCGGACGCGTCCGAGATCATAATATCTCGGCACTTTGTAAAGAGCTTGGTATTTCGGTTGTTCAAAAGGTCTCACATACTCTTTACAAATTGGACGA aattattgaaaGGAATGGTGACAAACCTCCGTTAACTTATCATCAATTTCAAACCGTCGTTGCCAGCATGGATCCTCCGGAACCACCAGTACCAACAGTTACTTCTGCTTGTGTAGGTTCGGCATATACTCCTTTGAAAGAGGATCATGACGATCATTATGGTGTACCGACGCTCGAAGAACTTG GCTTCGACACAGAAGGTCTCCTTCCACCTGTGTGGGTCGGAGGTGAAAGTGAAGCTCTGGCACGATTGGAACGGCATCTAGAGAGAAAAGCATGGGTGGCCAGTTTCGGAAGGCCAAAAATGACTCCGCAATCATTGTTGCCTAGCCAAACCGGTCTTTCACCTTATTTGCGATTCGGATGTTTGAGCAcccgattattttattaccaaCTCACTGATCTCTATAAGAAA ataaagaaaGCTGTACCGCCACTTTCATTGCATGGGCAACTTTTATGGCGTGAATTTTTTTACTGCGCCGCAAcgaaaaatccaaattttgATCGTATGCAAGGTAATCCAATTTGCGTGCAAATTCCTTGGGATAAAAATGTTGAGGCACTCGCTAAATGGGCAAAC gGTCAAACGGGATTTCCCTGGATCGATGCAATAATGACTCAACTAAGAGAAGAAGGTTGGATACATCATTTAGCTAGACATGCAGTTGCTTGTTTCTTAACCAGAGGTGACCTTTGGATCTCTTGGGAGGAAGGAATGAAG GTATTTGATGAGCTGTTGCTAGACGCTGATTGGTCGGTAAACGCAGGAATGTGGATGTGGTTGTCGTGCAGCTCTttctttcaacaattttttcactGTTATTGTCCAGTAAGATTTGGCAGGAAAGCCGATCCGAATGGTGATTACATTAg ACGATACTTGccagttttgaaaaattttcccaCGAGATATATTCACGAACCATGGAATGCACCACTTAACGTGCAACGTGCAGCTAAATGTATCATTGGCAAAGACTATTCGTTACCGATGGTGAATCATAGCAAAAGTTCTAGAATTAACATTGAAAGAATGAAACAAGTTtatcaacaattaaataaatatcgtggaAATG GAGTCTCTCTTAAAGGAGAAACTGTTG CTTTTCGGCAAGGTTTATTGAATGCATTACCACCTTCATCAATGAAAGAAActgaggaagaaaaaaagaaaacgaaacaaTCTCTGTCACCATCtgaaaatcaatcaaaaatggaaattctTCCTAAGACGACGCAACGACAGCATCATCATTAA
- the Cry2 gene encoding cryptochrome 2 isoform X4, which yields MTGSRSSEINPKEGLYDEGGKHTVHWFRKGLRLHDNPSLREGLAGASTFRCVFVLDPWFAGSTNIGINKWRFLLQCLEDLDCSLRKLNSRLFVIRGQPADALPKLFKEWGTTNLTFEEDPEPFGRVRDHNISALCKELGISVVQKVSHTLYKLDEIIERNGDKPPLTYHQFQTVVASMDPPEPPVPTVTSACVGSAYTPLKEDHDDHYGVPTLEELGFDTEGLLPPVWVGGESEALARLERHLERKAWVASFGRPKMTPQSLLPSQTGLSPYLRFGCLSTRLFYYQLTDLYKKIKKAVPPLSLHGQLLWREFFYCAATKNPNFDRMQGNPICVQIPWDKNVEALAKWANGQTGFPWIDAIMTQLREEGWIHHLARHAVACFLTRGDLWISWEEGMKVFDELLLDADWSVNAGMWMWLSCSSFFQQFFHCYCPVRFGRKADPNGDYIRRYLPVLKNFPTRYIHEPWNAPLNVQRAAKCIIGKDYSLPMVNHSKSSRINIERMKQVYQQLNKYRGNGVSLKGETVASIRNKQLFGKVY from the exons ATGACGGGTAGTCGTAGTAGCGAAATAAATCCGAAAGAGGGACTGTATGATGAAGGTGGAAAACACACGGTCCATTGGTTTCGCAAAGGTCTCAGACTTCACGATAATCCTTCGTTGAGGGAAGGTCTCGCTGGAGCTTCCACCTTCCGTTGCGTATTTGTTTTGGATCCATGGTTCGCTGGAAGTACTAATATTGGTATCAATAAATGGAG ATTTTTGCTACAATGCTTGGAAGATCTTGATTGTTCATTGAGAAAACTAAACTCTAGACTATTCGTGATACGAGGACAACCTGCAGACGCTCTCCCGAAATTGTTTAAAGAATGGGGTACTACAAATCTGACTTTTGAAGAGGATCCAGAGCCATTCGGACGCGTCCGAGATCATAATATCTCGGCACTTTGTAAAGAGCTTGGTATTTCGGTTGTTCAAAAGGTCTCACATACTCTTTACAAATTGGACGA aattattgaaaGGAATGGTGACAAACCTCCGTTAACTTATCATCAATTTCAAACCGTCGTTGCCAGCATGGATCCTCCGGAACCACCAGTACCAACAGTTACTTCTGCTTGTGTAGGTTCGGCATATACTCCTTTGAAAGAGGATCATGACGATCATTATGGTGTACCGACGCTCGAAGAACTTG GCTTCGACACAGAAGGTCTCCTTCCACCTGTGTGGGTCGGAGGTGAAAGTGAAGCTCTGGCACGATTGGAACGGCATCTAGAGAGAAAAGCATGGGTGGCCAGTTTCGGAAGGCCAAAAATGACTCCGCAATCATTGTTGCCTAGCCAAACCGGTCTTTCACCTTATTTGCGATTCGGATGTTTGAGCAcccgattattttattaccaaCTCACTGATCTCTATAAGAAA ataaagaaaGCTGTACCGCCACTTTCATTGCATGGGCAACTTTTATGGCGTGAATTTTTTTACTGCGCCGCAAcgaaaaatccaaattttgATCGTATGCAAGGTAATCCAATTTGCGTGCAAATTCCTTGGGATAAAAATGTTGAGGCACTCGCTAAATGGGCAAAC gGTCAAACGGGATTTCCCTGGATCGATGCAATAATGACTCAACTAAGAGAAGAAGGTTGGATACATCATTTAGCTAGACATGCAGTTGCTTGTTTCTTAACCAGAGGTGACCTTTGGATCTCTTGGGAGGAAGGAATGAAG GTATTTGATGAGCTGTTGCTAGACGCTGATTGGTCGGTAAACGCAGGAATGTGGATGTGGTTGTCGTGCAGCTCTttctttcaacaattttttcactGTTATTGTCCAGTAAGATTTGGCAGGAAAGCCGATCCGAATGGTGATTACATTAg ACGATACTTGccagttttgaaaaattttcccaCGAGATATATTCACGAACCATGGAATGCACCACTTAACGTGCAACGTGCAGCTAAATGTATCATTGGCAAAGACTATTCGTTACCGATGGTGAATCATAGCAAAAGTTCTAGAATTAACATTGAAAGAATGAAACAAGTTtatcaacaattaaataaatatcgtggaAATG GAGTCTCTCTTAAAGGAGAAACTGTTG cCAGCATACGTAACAAGCAGCTTTTCGGCAAGGTTTATTGA
- the Cry2 gene encoding cryptochrome 2 isoform X2, with protein MTGSRSSEINPKEGLYDEGGKHTVHWFRKGLRLHDNPSLREGLAGASTFRCVFVLDPWFAGSTNIGINKWRFLLQCLEDLDCSLRKLNSRLFVIRGQPADALPKLFKEWGTTNLTFEEDPEPFGRVRDHNISALCKELGISVVQKVSHTLYKLDEIIERNGDKPPLTYHQFQTVVASMDPPEPPVPTVTSACVGSAYTPLKEDHDDHYGVPTLEELGFDTEGLLPPVWVGGESEALARLERHLERKAWVASFGRPKMTPQSLLPSQTGLSPYLRFGCLSTRLFYYQLTDLYKKIKKAVPPLSLHGQLLWREFFYCAATKNPNFDRMQGNPICVQIPWDKNVEALAKWANGQTGFPWIDAIMTQLREEGWIHHLARHAVACFLTRGDLWISWEEGMKVFDELLLDADWSVNAGMWMWLSCSSFFQQFFHCYCPVRFGRKADPNGDYIRRYLPVLKNFPTRYIHEPWNAPLNVQRAAKCIIGKDYSLPMVNHSKSSRINIERMKQVYQQLNKYRGNGVSLKGETVGLLNALPPSSMKETEEEKKKTKQSLSPSENQSKMEILPKTTQRQHHH; from the exons ATGACGGGTAGTCGTAGTAGCGAAATAAATCCGAAAGAGGGACTGTATGATGAAGGTGGAAAACACACGGTCCATTGGTTTCGCAAAGGTCTCAGACTTCACGATAATCCTTCGTTGAGGGAAGGTCTCGCTGGAGCTTCCACCTTCCGTTGCGTATTTGTTTTGGATCCATGGTTCGCTGGAAGTACTAATATTGGTATCAATAAATGGAG ATTTTTGCTACAATGCTTGGAAGATCTTGATTGTTCATTGAGAAAACTAAACTCTAGACTATTCGTGATACGAGGACAACCTGCAGACGCTCTCCCGAAATTGTTTAAAGAATGGGGTACTACAAATCTGACTTTTGAAGAGGATCCAGAGCCATTCGGACGCGTCCGAGATCATAATATCTCGGCACTTTGTAAAGAGCTTGGTATTTCGGTTGTTCAAAAGGTCTCACATACTCTTTACAAATTGGACGA aattattgaaaGGAATGGTGACAAACCTCCGTTAACTTATCATCAATTTCAAACCGTCGTTGCCAGCATGGATCCTCCGGAACCACCAGTACCAACAGTTACTTCTGCTTGTGTAGGTTCGGCATATACTCCTTTGAAAGAGGATCATGACGATCATTATGGTGTACCGACGCTCGAAGAACTTG GCTTCGACACAGAAGGTCTCCTTCCACCTGTGTGGGTCGGAGGTGAAAGTGAAGCTCTGGCACGATTGGAACGGCATCTAGAGAGAAAAGCATGGGTGGCCAGTTTCGGAAGGCCAAAAATGACTCCGCAATCATTGTTGCCTAGCCAAACCGGTCTTTCACCTTATTTGCGATTCGGATGTTTGAGCAcccgattattttattaccaaCTCACTGATCTCTATAAGAAA ataaagaaaGCTGTACCGCCACTTTCATTGCATGGGCAACTTTTATGGCGTGAATTTTTTTACTGCGCCGCAAcgaaaaatccaaattttgATCGTATGCAAGGTAATCCAATTTGCGTGCAAATTCCTTGGGATAAAAATGTTGAGGCACTCGCTAAATGGGCAAAC gGTCAAACGGGATTTCCCTGGATCGATGCAATAATGACTCAACTAAGAGAAGAAGGTTGGATACATCATTTAGCTAGACATGCAGTTGCTTGTTTCTTAACCAGAGGTGACCTTTGGATCTCTTGGGAGGAAGGAATGAAG GTATTTGATGAGCTGTTGCTAGACGCTGATTGGTCGGTAAACGCAGGAATGTGGATGTGGTTGTCGTGCAGCTCTttctttcaacaattttttcactGTTATTGTCCAGTAAGATTTGGCAGGAAAGCCGATCCGAATGGTGATTACATTAg ACGATACTTGccagttttgaaaaattttcccaCGAGATATATTCACGAACCATGGAATGCACCACTTAACGTGCAACGTGCAGCTAAATGTATCATTGGCAAAGACTATTCGTTACCGATGGTGAATCATAGCAAAAGTTCTAGAATTAACATTGAAAGAATGAAACAAGTTtatcaacaattaaataaatatcgtggaAATG GAGTCTCTCTTAAAGGAGAAACTGTTG GTTTATTGAATGCATTACCACCTTCATCAATGAAAGAAActgaggaagaaaaaaagaaaacgaaacaaTCTCTGTCACCATCtgaaaatcaatcaaaaatggaaattctTCCTAAGACGACGCAACGACAGCATCATCATTAA
- the Cry2 gene encoding cryptochrome 2 isoform X3, with protein MTGSRSSEINPKEGLYDEGGKHTVHWFRKGLRLHDNPSLREGLAGASTFRCVFVLDPWFAGSTNIGINKWRFLLQCLEDLDCSLRKLNSRLFVIRGQPADALPKLFKEWGTTNLTFEEDPEPFGRVRDHNISALCKELGISVVQKVSHTLYKLDEIIERNGDKPPLTYHQFQTVVASMDPPEPPVPTVTSACVGSAYTPLKEDHDDHYGVPTLEELGFDTEGLLPPVWVGGESEALARLERHLERKAWVASFGRPKMTPQSLLPSQTGLSPYLRFGCLSTRLFYYQLTDLYKKIKKAVPPLSLHGQLLWREFFYCAATKNPNFDRMQGNPICVQIPWDKNVEALAKWANGQTGFPWIDAIMTQLREEGWIHHLARHAVACFLTRGDLWISWEEGMKVFDELLLDADWSVNAGMWMWLSCSSFFQQFFHCYCPVRFGRKADPNGDYIRRYLPVLKNFPTRYIHEPWNAPLNVQRAAKCIIGKDYSLPMVNHSKSSRINIERMKQVYQQLNKYRGNGVSLKGETVAYVTSSFSARFIECITTFINERN; from the exons ATGACGGGTAGTCGTAGTAGCGAAATAAATCCGAAAGAGGGACTGTATGATGAAGGTGGAAAACACACGGTCCATTGGTTTCGCAAAGGTCTCAGACTTCACGATAATCCTTCGTTGAGGGAAGGTCTCGCTGGAGCTTCCACCTTCCGTTGCGTATTTGTTTTGGATCCATGGTTCGCTGGAAGTACTAATATTGGTATCAATAAATGGAG ATTTTTGCTACAATGCTTGGAAGATCTTGATTGTTCATTGAGAAAACTAAACTCTAGACTATTCGTGATACGAGGACAACCTGCAGACGCTCTCCCGAAATTGTTTAAAGAATGGGGTACTACAAATCTGACTTTTGAAGAGGATCCAGAGCCATTCGGACGCGTCCGAGATCATAATATCTCGGCACTTTGTAAAGAGCTTGGTATTTCGGTTGTTCAAAAGGTCTCACATACTCTTTACAAATTGGACGA aattattgaaaGGAATGGTGACAAACCTCCGTTAACTTATCATCAATTTCAAACCGTCGTTGCCAGCATGGATCCTCCGGAACCACCAGTACCAACAGTTACTTCTGCTTGTGTAGGTTCGGCATATACTCCTTTGAAAGAGGATCATGACGATCATTATGGTGTACCGACGCTCGAAGAACTTG GCTTCGACACAGAAGGTCTCCTTCCACCTGTGTGGGTCGGAGGTGAAAGTGAAGCTCTGGCACGATTGGAACGGCATCTAGAGAGAAAAGCATGGGTGGCCAGTTTCGGAAGGCCAAAAATGACTCCGCAATCATTGTTGCCTAGCCAAACCGGTCTTTCACCTTATTTGCGATTCGGATGTTTGAGCAcccgattattttattaccaaCTCACTGATCTCTATAAGAAA ataaagaaaGCTGTACCGCCACTTTCATTGCATGGGCAACTTTTATGGCGTGAATTTTTTTACTGCGCCGCAAcgaaaaatccaaattttgATCGTATGCAAGGTAATCCAATTTGCGTGCAAATTCCTTGGGATAAAAATGTTGAGGCACTCGCTAAATGGGCAAAC gGTCAAACGGGATTTCCCTGGATCGATGCAATAATGACTCAACTAAGAGAAGAAGGTTGGATACATCATTTAGCTAGACATGCAGTTGCTTGTTTCTTAACCAGAGGTGACCTTTGGATCTCTTGGGAGGAAGGAATGAAG GTATTTGATGAGCTGTTGCTAGACGCTGATTGGTCGGTAAACGCAGGAATGTGGATGTGGTTGTCGTGCAGCTCTttctttcaacaattttttcactGTTATTGTCCAGTAAGATTTGGCAGGAAAGCCGATCCGAATGGTGATTACATTAg ACGATACTTGccagttttgaaaaattttcccaCGAGATATATTCACGAACCATGGAATGCACCACTTAACGTGCAACGTGCAGCTAAATGTATCATTGGCAAAGACTATTCGTTACCGATGGTGAATCATAGCAAAAGTTCTAGAATTAACATTGAAAGAATGAAACAAGTTtatcaacaattaaataaatatcgtggaAATG GAGTCTCTCTTAAAGGAGAAACTGTTG CATACGTAACAAGCAGCTTTTCGGCAAGGTTTATTGAATGCATTACCACCTTCATCAATGAAAGAAActga